The following coding sequences lie in one Mycoplasma tauri genomic window:
- a CDS encoding NADH-dependent flavin oxidoreductase — MNKYKPLFESFKLGKHTLSNRFVLSPMTLSLTTIDGKMTVEEANYALRRSNSAPIAITGAAYIDEFGQLFEYGYSAKDDNDIDSLKVLASAMKANGNIAILQLGHAGKFSQASLKKYGHLYGPSYEKNHFPVEHEVFELSHEQIKDIVKAYANATKRAIKAGFDGVEISMAQRLLIQTFFSKIVNKRSDLYGIDSFENRSRLCIEVVESIRNVIDNYAPDGFLFGFRATPEETYGTELGYTIEEFCQLIDLTVQKGKIDYLAIASWGHDIYLNKVRSDCKFKGQLINKVVYNHFKNRLPIISSGGINTPDKCLEALKNCDLVGLSSVFVADPDFVHKIENGEIEKINLAIKPEQLDDLAIPKDSFKGIVNMFGYCETIPEKAMITLTKNSLKNKEKE; from the coding sequence ATGAATAAATATAAACCATTATTTGAATCCTTTAAATTAGGCAAGCATACACTTTCAAATCGATTTGTTTTGTCGCCTATGACACTTTCACTTACAACTATTGATGGTAAAATGACGGTTGAAGAAGCTAATTATGCACTTAGAAGATCAAATAGTGCGCCTATAGCTATCACAGGTGCAGCTTATATTGATGAATTTGGTCAACTTTTTGAGTATGGTTATAGTGCTAAAGATGATAATGACATTGATTCTTTGAAAGTTTTAGCTTCTGCAATGAAAGCTAATGGTAATATTGCAATTTTGCAGCTTGGTCATGCCGGAAAATTTTCGCAAGCAAGTTTAAAAAAATACGGTCATTTATATGGCCCTAGTTATGAAAAAAATCATTTTCCAGTAGAGCATGAAGTTTTTGAACTCTCACATGAACAAATTAAAGATATTGTTAAAGCTTATGCTAATGCAACAAAAAGAGCAATTAAAGCAGGTTTTGATGGTGTAGAAATTTCAATGGCACAAAGATTACTTATTCAAACATTTTTTAGCAAGATAGTTAATAAAAGAAGTGATTTATATGGAATTGATTCTTTCGAAAATAGATCTCGCTTGTGTATTGAAGTTGTGGAGTCTATACGTAATGTTATTGATAATTATGCACCTGATGGATTTCTTTTTGGTTTCAGAGCAACACCAGAAGAAACTTATGGCACAGAGTTAGGTTATACCATTGAAGAATTTTGCCAATTAATCGATTTGACAGTTCAAAAGGGAAAAATTGATTATTTAGCAATTGCAAGCTGAGGGCATGATATTTATCTTAATAAAGTGCGCTCTGATTGTAAATTTAAAGGTCAGTTAATAAACAAAGTTGTTTATAATCATTTTAAAAATAGATTGCCAATTATTTCATCAGGTGGAATTAATACACCAGATAAATGCTTAGAAGCTTTGAAAAATTGCGACTTAGTTGGATTAAGTTCTGTATTTGTGGCAGATCCTGATTTTGTTCACAAAATTGAAAATGGCGAAATTGAAAAAATAAATTTAGCTATTAAACCTGAACAACTAGATGATTTAGCTATTCCAAAAGATTCTTTTAAGGGAATTGTGAATATGTTTGGATATTGTGAAACAATACCTGAAAAAGCAATGATAACATTGACAAAAAACTCTTTAAAAAATAAAGAAAAAGAATAA
- a CDS encoding lipoate--protein ligase, with protein sequence MILIEPIRNGKYVKDGAYWLAIQVWALNHLRVDETIVFPTVADPHIQIGYFQNPEVEINFNYLKEKKLQIVRRDTGGGAIYIDSNSVNVCYLIPYKDNESIIGNFAKFYEPIIKILKELGARGVGQTGKNDLTIDGRKVSGAAMMLINDVIYGGNSILYNVDYDAMSQVLNPNRKKIQSQGIKSVRQRVAGLSEYFDEPYKNLDIFEFKDLIIKRLFGTDDINSIKRYVMTDEDWAQVDELIEKKYKNWDWTYGTSPRYEYNRDARLSIGTINFSLSIDNQRVEKIKISGDFFPRKDIAELEKALIGTKMTYDDLVYSLKNADLQSYFFTEVNPEKVAKIILDEE encoded by the coding sequence ATGATATTAATAGAACCAATTAGAAATGGAAAATATGTTAAAGATGGCGCATATTGATTAGCAATTCAAGTATGAGCATTGAATCATCTTCGTGTTGATGAAACAATTGTTTTTCCAACAGTTGCTGACCCACATATTCAAATCGGTTATTTTCAAAATCCTGAAGTTGAGATCAATTTTAATTATTTAAAAGAAAAAAAATTACAAATTGTTAGAAGAGACACGGGCGGTGGCGCAATTTATATTGATTCAAATTCTGTGAATGTGTGCTATTTAATACCCTATAAGGATAATGAAAGTATTATTGGAAATTTTGCTAAATTCTATGAACCTATTATAAAAATATTAAAAGAATTAGGAGCCAGAGGTGTTGGTCAAACTGGAAAAAATGATTTAACAATAGATGGAAGAAAAGTATCTGGTGCTGCCATGATGTTGATTAATGACGTTATTTATGGTGGTAATTCAATTCTTTATAATGTTGATTATGATGCTATGTCTCAAGTTTTAAATCCAAACCGTAAGAAAATTCAATCACAAGGAATAAAATCGGTGCGTCAAAGAGTAGCAGGACTAAGCGAATATTTTGATGAACCATACAAAAATTTAGATATTTTTGAGTTTAAAGATTTAATAATAAAACGTTTGTTCGGAACTGACGATATTAATTCAATAAAACGTTATGTTATGACTGATGAAGATTGAGCTCAAGTAGACGAATTAATAGAGAAAAAATACAAAAACTGAGATTGGACATATGGAACTAGCCCACGTTATGAATATAATCGTGATGCCCGTTTATCTATAGGCACAATTAATTTTTCATTATCTATTGATAATCAAAGAGTTGAAAAAATAAAAATAAGCGGTGACTTTTTTCCACGCAAAGATATAGCAGAGCTTGAAAAAGCATTAATTGGCACAAAAATGACTTATGATGATTTAGTATATTCGCTCAAAAATGCTGATTTACAGTCTTATTTCTTTACTGAAGTTAATCCAGAAAAAGTAGCAAAAATAATTCTTGATGAGGAATAA
- a CDS encoding SIR2 family NAD-dependent protein deacylase: MNKEFDAKNLNSIISEADAIVVGIGSGMTAADGIGYTGKRFQENFSDFINAFGFLDMLQASVYHFDDIQNYWAFHSRFMKLNYFDQPASQSFINLKEYLSDKNYFIITTNSDNTLEAANFDQEKIFYIQGKYNLLQCEKMCHNQRYSNDTAVYEMIEKQSNMKVPLDIIPRCPKCNSYLEVNKRLKEKGMVEDKRFFDEKSRYEAFIEKYKDKKILFWEIGVGYSTPMLIKHPFWKMTQEIPNAKYLAMNNRVYRLPHEIREKTIVETNDIKDSINSLLEVKNDINRTN; encoded by the coding sequence ATGAATAAAGAATTTGATGCAAAGAATTTGAATTCTATAATATCTGAAGCAGATGCAATAGTTGTTGGTATAGGTTCAGGAATGACTGCTGCTGATGGTATAGGTTATACTGGAAAACGTTTTCAAGAAAATTTTAGCGATTTTATAAATGCATTTGGTTTTTTAGACATGCTTCAAGCTAGTGTTTATCATTTTGATGATATACAAAATTATTGAGCCTTTCATTCAAGATTTATGAAACTAAATTATTTTGATCAGCCTGCTAGTCAAAGTTTCATAAACTTAAAAGAATATTTATCAGACAAAAATTATTTTATTATAACAACTAATTCAGATAACACTTTGGAAGCTGCAAATTTTGATCAAGAAAAAATATTTTATATTCAAGGTAAATATAATTTGTTACAGTGCGAAAAAATGTGTCATAATCAACGCTATTCAAATGATACTGCAGTTTATGAAATGATTGAAAAGCAGTCAAATATGAAAGTTCCATTAGATATTATTCCGCGTTGTCCAAAGTGTAATTCTTATCTTGAAGTTAATAAGAGATTGAAAGAAAAAGGCATGGTTGAAGATAAAAGATTTTTTGACGAAAAAAGCCGCTATGAAGCTTTTATTGAAAAATATAAAGATAAAAAAATTTTGTTTTGAGAAATCGGAGTTGGCTATTCAACGCCAATGCTGATAAAACATCCATTTTGAAAAATGACGCAGGAAATTCCAAATGCTAAATATTTAGCAATGAATAATAGAGTATATCGATTACCACATGAAATTAGAGAAAAAACAATAGTTGAAACTAATGACATTAAAGATTCAATAAATTCATTATTAGAGGTTAAAAATGATATTAATAGAACCAATTAG
- a CDS encoding glycine cleavage system protein H: MKKIIKYLIIEKIANKDQYYLRMTPEMQDDIGTVGHIQFRNTDKISLKENDEFMALEASKAILTLKMPFDAKVVEWNKEALINPSLVSSHKDSENWIMIISDINPEVLANLEDF; the protein is encoded by the coding sequence ATGAAAAAGATAATCAAATATTTAATTATTGAAAAAATAGCTAATAAAGATCAATATTATTTAAGAATGACACCAGAAATGCAAGATGATATAGGTACAGTTGGACATATACAATTTAGAAATACAGACAAAATTTCACTCAAGGAAAATGATGAATTTATGGCTCTTGAAGCTTCAAAAGCTATACTAACATTAAAAATGCCTTTTGATGCCAAAGTTGTTGAATGAAATAAAGAAGCACTTATAAATCCTTCATTGGTTTCTTCTCATAAAGATTCAGAAAACTGAATTATGATAATTAGTGATATAAATCCTGAAGTTTTAGCAAATCTCGAAGACTTTTAA
- a CDS encoding LLM class flavin-dependent oxidoreductase — protein sequence MKVSVLEHGVLVTKNGYKDTYNELENICKFAEDLGFYSFWISEQHNVNTLVITNPLILLNHLANKTKKIHIGCGGIMLKHYQPFSIAEQINTLNLLHKNRFIFGFGSNASTEKITKLMKSDISNESFYSKMLETVNFINNSSNCDVKINPHIQEKIEPVMLITSEQSAIFAAENGFKIVYGWFLQPIKTYARTVIQTYMDVYQKKWGVKPKDIGISVNVVSGSSNDVIESNRKALALFRMGLNDWNEFQIFPLGNEVENYSFSEGQKRNFDRFYFNIFPIKTELDVKSIDELCTDLNIEHLIIMPTMANVDDRKIALKNIANYYKLGDKKWKR from the coding sequence ATGAAGGTAAGCGTATTAGAACATGGTGTATTAGTTACTAAAAATGGTTATAAAGATACTTATAATGAACTTGAAAATATATGCAAATTTGCAGAAGATTTGGGATTTTATTCTTTTTGAATAAGTGAACAACATAATGTTAATACACTTGTGATTACAAATCCACTTATTCTTCTAAATCATTTAGCAAATAAGACTAAAAAAATTCACATTGGTTGTGGTGGAATAATGTTAAAACATTATCAACCTTTTTCTATTGCTGAACAAATAAACACATTAAATTTATTACATAAAAATAGGTTTATTTTTGGTTTTGGAAGTAATGCCTCAACAGAAAAAATAACAAAATTAATGAAAAGTGATATTTCAAATGAAAGTTTCTACTCAAAAATGTTAGAAACTGTGAATTTTATTAATAATTCATCAAATTGTGATGTTAAAATTAATCCGCATATTCAAGAAAAAATAGAACCAGTTATGCTAATAACTAGTGAACAAAGCGCAATATTTGCGGCAGAAAATGGATTCAAAATAGTTTATGGATGATTTTTGCAACCAATAAAAACTTATGCAAGAACAGTTATTCAAACATACATGGATGTTTATCAAAAAAAATGAGGCGTTAAACCAAAGGATATAGGGATAAGCGTCAATGTCGTTAGTGGCAGTAGCAATGACGTTATAGAAAGCAATAGGAAAGCTTTAGCTTTATTTAGAATGGGCCTAAACGATTGAAATGAATTTCAAATTTTTCCTTTAGGAAATGAAGTAGAAAATTACTCATTTAGTGAAGGACAAAAAAGAAATTTTGATAGGTTCTATTTTAACATATTCCCTATTAAAACAGAGCTTGACGTTAAAAGTATAGATGAATTATGTACTGATTTAAATATTGAACATTTAATCATTATGCCTACTATGGCCAATGTTGATGATCGCAAGATTGCTTTAAAAAATATTGCAAATTACTACAAACTTGGAGATAAAAAATGAAAAAGATAA
- a CDS encoding CTP synthase, producing MKTKFIFTTGGVLSGLGKGVTAASIGNLLKAQGFNIFVLKLDPYLNIDPGVMNPTEHGEVYVTSDGGETDLDLGHYERFIDVKLTKDSNFTTGRIFTRIFQKERKGDYHGKTVQIVPHVIDEIIDIILSLADQKQPDFMLIEIGGTVGDLESNPYIYAISKFASLYPRNVMFSHLAFVPYLSASKEYKSKPSQVSISSLRSFGINPNLLLLRSQDGVDQSIIKKVSDNAFIRPKNVINIPDKANIYEIPLFLEKSGIIEIIYDHFGIDKEIIPNANAAWNEFTQKYLAKREKPLSILLVGKYTGLEDAYLSIISSLKIAAAHQNIELTYKLVDSDELDDKNIAKKLSDYDGVIILPGFGVRGFYAKVQVAEYTRDKKIPTLGICLGFQAMAVAQARKMGIINATSKEFAIEGENQEFVLRPFYENGDTMNLGGTLRLGEDRIIAIPNTLAEKIYGTNVFYERHRHRYEIAKEYRHSLEDENFIFSGVHPELKVAEICELKNDHPFYLGVQYHPEFTTRVIKSNPLFDEFLKAAWENKNSK from the coding sequence ATGAAAACAAAATTTATTTTTACAACTGGTGGAGTTTTAAGTGGCCTTGGTAAGGGTGTAACTGCTGCTAGTATCGGAAATTTATTGAAAGCACAAGGATTTAATATCTTTGTACTTAAACTTGATCCATATCTAAATATAGATCCTGGTGTGATGAATCCCACGGAACACGGCGAAGTTTATGTAACTAGTGATGGTGGTGAAACTGATTTAGATTTAGGTCACTATGAACGTTTTATTGATGTTAAATTAACGAAAGATTCAAACTTTACAACAGGTAGAATTTTTACTCGAATATTTCAAAAAGAGCGCAAGGGAGATTACCATGGTAAAACGGTTCAAATTGTCCCACATGTTATTGATGAAATAATTGATATTATTTTATCACTAGCAGATCAAAAGCAACCAGACTTCATGCTTATTGAAATAGGCGGAACTGTAGGAGATTTAGAATCAAACCCTTATATTTATGCAATCAGTAAATTTGCATCTTTATACCCAAGAAATGTTATGTTTTCACATTTGGCTTTTGTTCCTTATTTAAGTGCATCAAAGGAATATAAATCAAAACCTAGTCAGGTGTCAATTTCATCTTTACGTTCTTTTGGAATTAATCCTAATTTATTATTGCTTCGCTCACAAGATGGTGTTGATCAATCAATTATTAAAAAAGTTAGTGATAATGCTTTTATAAGACCAAAAAATGTAATTAACATTCCTGATAAAGCTAACATTTATGAAATTCCACTATTTTTAGAAAAAAGCGGAATTATAGAAATTATTTATGATCATTTTGGAATTGATAAAGAAATAATTCCAAATGCTAATGCTGCTTGAAATGAATTCACTCAAAAATATTTAGCAAAACGTGAAAAACCTTTATCTATACTATTAGTTGGAAAATATACTGGACTTGAAGATGCTTATCTATCAATTATTTCATCATTAAAAATAGCTGCAGCACATCAAAATATTGAATTAACCTATAAATTAGTTGATTCTGACGAATTAGATGATAAGAATATTGCTAAAAAACTATCTGATTATGATGGTGTTATTATTCTTCCTGGATTCGGCGTAAGAGGTTTTTATGCAAAAGTTCAAGTTGCAGAATATACAAGGGATAAGAAAATACCGACCCTAGGTATATGCTTAGGTTTTCAAGCAATGGCTGTTGCACAAGCTAGAAAAATGGGGATTATTAATGCAACAAGCAAAGAGTTTGCAATAGAAGGAGAAAATCAAGAATTTGTTCTTAGGCCATTTTATGAAAATGGCGATACAATGAATCTTGGTGGCACTTTAAGACTTGGTGAAGATAGAATTATAGCTATTCCAAACACATTGGCAGAAAAAATATATGGTACAAACGTTTTTTATGAAAGACATCGTCACAGGTATGAAATTGCCAAGGAATATCGTCATAGTCTTGAAGATGAAAATTTCATTTTTTCAGGTGTGCATCCAGAACTAAAAGTTGCTGAAATTTGTGAGCTCAAAAACGACCATCCTTTTTATCTAGGTGTGCAATATCATCCTGAATTTACAACAAGAGTTATTAAGTCAAATCCATTATTTGATGAATTCTTAAAGGCTGCTTGAGAAAATAAAAATAGTAAATAA
- a CDS encoding ribulose-phosphate 3-epimerase — protein sequence MKRNNKYVTPSLLNVDKEKRLEMANLLVDNGIKWIHYDVMDGKFVPNHAIELEEIKNINSNGKKHFKDAHLMVENPLDHIENFKDHVDIITFHYEAVEHKKILHFLEENNGEYRIGIAIKPNTNVCEIYEFLPYIQLVLVMSVEPGKGGQKFIDSSVEKIKELKELRIKNQYDYLIQVDGGINETTGPLCFKAGADACVAGTYIVYQPTKERIESLLK from the coding sequence ATGAAAAGAAATAATAAATATGTTACTCCTTCACTATTAAATGTAGACAAAGAAAAAAGACTTGAAATGGCAAATCTACTTGTTGATAATGGCATAAAATGAATTCATTATGATGTTATGGATGGCAAATTTGTTCCTAATCATGCAATTGAATTAGAAGAAATAAAAAATATTAATAGTAATGGTAAAAAACACTTTAAGGATGCTCATTTAATGGTGGAAAATCCTTTGGATCATATTGAAAACTTTAAAGATCATGTGGACATAATCACTTTTCATTATGAGGCTGTTGAACACAAGAAAATACTACATTTTTTAGAAGAAAATAATGGCGAATATAGAATCGGAATAGCCATAAAGCCAAATACTAATGTTTGTGAAATTTATGAATTTTTACCATATATACAACTTGTTTTAGTTATGTCAGTAGAGCCTGGCAAAGGTGGTCAAAAATTCATTGACAGTTCTGTTGAGAAAATTAAGGAACTTAAAGAGTTAAGAATTAAAAATCAATATGATTATTTAATTCAAGTTGACGGTGGAATAAATGAGACAACGGGTCCACTTTGCTTTAAAGCAGGAGCTGATGCTTGTGTTGCAGGTACATACATAGTTTATCAACCAACAAAAGAGAGAATTGAATCATTATTAAAATAA
- the rsgA gene encoding ribosome small subunit-dependent GTPase A, with product MRGKIYSINAGKYFIKGLDGEIHILPALGIFRHKNISPLVGDYVDFEEDKYLTKIYPRTNEFIRPKVANINYIIIVMSSKEPEFSSFLVDKYMAFIECHNVEPILFITKSDLEKSKYKKMYDELGYKVYEIDNKEKKWIENIRALFNNKCNVLMGQSGVGKTTIINTLTNNNFDTQAISKGANRGKHTTRIVQIVNVFDNGELIDTPGFSSLDINFTKVQLAQSFRQFKELSKICKFKDCLHMNEPENFCNVKLNVKNKIVPEFRYQNYLKLLNEVN from the coding sequence TTGAGAGGAAAAATTTATTCTATAAACGCTGGTAAATATTTTATAAAAGGTTTAGATGGTGAAATTCACATTTTGCCTGCTCTTGGTATTTTTAGACATAAAAACATATCACCTTTAGTTGGCGACTATGTAGATTTTGAAGAAGACAAATATCTTACAAAAATTTACCCAAGGACTAATGAGTTCATTAGGCCAAAAGTAGCTAATATTAATTACATTATTATTGTTATGTCATCAAAAGAACCTGAATTCAGTTCTTTTTTAGTTGATAAATATATGGCTTTCATTGAATGTCATAATGTTGAGCCAATTTTATTTATTACAAAAAGTGATTTAGAAAAAAGTAAATATAAAAAAATGTATGATGAATTAGGCTATAAAGTCTATGAAATAGACAATAAAGAAAAAAAATGAATTGAAAATATTAGGGCATTATTTAACAATAAATGTAATGTTTTAATGGGTCAAAGTGGGGTTGGAAAAACTACTATAATAAATACATTAACAAATAATAATTTTGACACGCAAGCAATTTCAAAAGGCGCTAATAGGGGCAAACATACAACTAGAATTGTTCAAATTGTCAATGTTTTTGATAATGGGGAACTTATAGATACACCTGGTTTTTCAAGTCTTGATATTAATTTCACTAAAGTTCAGTTAGCACAAAGTTTTAGACAATTCAAAGAACTTAGTAAGATTTGTAAATTTAAAGATTGCTTACACATGAACGAGCCAGAGAATTTTTGCAATGTAAAGTTAAATGTAAAAAATAAGATTGTTCCAGAGTTTAGATATCAAAATTATTTAAAATTATTAAATGAGGTAAATTAA
- a CDS encoding serine/threonine-protein kinase, whose translation MAIKSNSKVFENYKVLSKIGDGGFSEVYKVESLESKSPVKVFYALKYFIVKNGADPESTLKRFKQEIEIMKKVRSEFFPYYVDSYIDDVEQFVVMEYVEGHNLRERIKSNGRLLPITAVEYVKQICSAIQELHSCDIIHRDIKSNNIIITTNNNIKILDFGLSLDPDSQRYTQEQKVIGSVYYMAPELCIAKSLPSSKSDIYAIGILLYELLTGDYPIKGAKPLETLKLQSNAQVPKLTSIINAPQALENVIIKATAKEPNQRYASSWEMYNDLKTVFSEKRIYEKPLDAKKIKPKRTFSEIINSKGFLIAMLSIFAAVILVIVITIIALLFNK comes from the coding sequence ATGGCAATAAAATCTAATAGTAAAGTTTTTGAAAATTATAAGGTCTTATCAAAAATAGGAGATGGTGGTTTTTCTGAAGTTTATAAGGTAGAATCTTTAGAATCTAAATCGCCAGTTAAGGTTTTTTATGCTCTCAAATACTTTATTGTTAAAAATGGAGCTGATCCAGAAAGTACACTTAAACGTTTTAAACAAGAAATTGAAATAATGAAAAAAGTTAGATCTGAATTTTTTCCATACTATGTAGATTCTTACATTGATGATGTTGAGCAATTTGTTGTCATGGAATATGTTGAAGGTCATAATTTACGTGAACGTATTAAATCAAATGGAAGATTATTACCAATTACTGCTGTTGAATATGTTAAACAAATATGTTCTGCAATTCAAGAGCTACACTCCTGCGATATTATTCATCGCGATATCAAAAGCAACAATATAATTATTACTACAAACAATAACATTAAAATTTTAGATTTTGGCCTTTCACTTGATCCTGATAGTCAAAGATATACACAGGAGCAAAAAGTTATTGGCTCTGTGTATTACATGGCACCTGAATTATGTATAGCAAAGAGTTTGCCATCTTCTAAAAGCGATATTTATGCAATTGGAATATTACTTTATGAATTGCTGACTGGAGACTATCCTATAAAGGGTGCAAAACCACTTGAAACTTTAAAGTTGCAATCAAATGCACAAGTTCCGAAATTAACTTCAATAATAAATGCACCACAGGCGCTTGAAAATGTCATTATAAAAGCCACAGCAAAAGAACCTAACCAAAGGTATGCATCTTCTTGAGAAATGTACAATGATTTAAAAACTGTTTTCTCAGAAAAAAGAATTTATGAAAAACCATTAGATGCCAAGAAGATTAAACCAAAACGCACGTTTTCTGAAATAATAAATAGTAAAGGTTTTCTAATTGCTATGTTAAGCATTTTCGCAGCAGTAATTTTAGTAATAGTTATTACAATCATTGCTCTATTGTTTAATAAATAA
- a CDS encoding PP2C family protein-serine/threonine phosphatase — MDFGRVSDIGTRRLENQDALAIFTNENFILLLLCDGMGGHYGGSIASSTTIKVFQQEFDKSLTQYFNSSEVDSYMEWVKNTINKTKKEMIRISDHDEAMMDMGTTVTGALVNLRDKFILFFNVGDSRTYVLTTLGELHQITSDHNYLNQLISEGIPEREARKYRNHVALTSSLGPDKRTKIEFFTVKHDVFNQVYSIISTSDGAHDFVPKPYMEGILKSDNSADIIAKDIVEYALRNNSTDNASCGIVVLDNIAEWRNNGNKI, encoded by the coding sequence ATGGATTTTGGAAGAGTAAGCGATATTGGTACAAGAAGACTAGAAAATCAAGATGCTCTAGCAATTTTTACTAATGAAAATTTTATTCTTCTTTTGCTTTGCGATGGAATGGGTGGACATTATGGTGGTTCAATAGCATCAAGTACTACTATTAAAGTTTTTCAACAAGAGTTTGATAAAAGTTTAACCCAATATTTTAATTCTAGTGAAGTAGATTCTTACATGGAGTGAGTTAAAAACACTATAAATAAGACTAAAAAGGAAATGATTAGAATAAGTGACCATGATGAAGCAATGATGGATATGGGGACTACTGTTACAGGAGCACTTGTTAATTTAAGAGATAAATTTATTTTATTTTTTAATGTTGGGGACTCTAGAACATATGTTTTAACCACATTAGGAGAATTACATCAAATTACTTCTGATCATAATTATTTAAACCAATTAATTTCTGAGGGTATACCAGAAAGAGAGGCACGTAAATATCGTAATCATGTTGCGTTAACTTCTTCTCTTGGGCCAGATAAAAGAACAAAAATTGAATTTTTTACTGTAAAGCACGATGTTTTTAATCAAGTTTATTCAATTATTTCAACAAGTGATGGTGCACATGATTTTGTTCCTAAGCCATATATGGAAGGTATTTTAAAATCTGATAACAGTGCTGACATAATTGCTAAAGATATTGTTGAGTATGCTTTGAGAAATAATTCTACTGATAATGCAAGTTGTGGCATTGTTGTTCTTGATAATATTGCAGAATGGAGAAATAATGGCAATAAAATCTAA